A window of Exiguobacterium sp. FSL W8-0210 genomic DNA:
AAAGGAACACGGATGGGGAATGTCGATCGACCGAAACAATTCTTATCGATCGGAGAACGTCCAATCATCGTCCATACAGTAGAGAAATTCCTATTACATGAGGATTTTGACCGCATCATCATCGTCACACCGACTGCTTGGATTAACTATACGCGCGATATTTTGGAGAAATACATTGGAAAAGATGAACGCCTCGTCATTACACCGGGTGGGCAGGATCGAAATGAATCGATCATGGCAGCGGTGAACTGGATCGAAGAGAAAAACGGTCTGTCTGAGGAAGATATCATCGTCACACACGACGCTGTCCGTCCGTTCTTGACACACCGCATCATTAAAGAAAACATTGAAGCAGCGCAAGAATTCGGTTCATGCGACACAGTCATTTCAGCAATCGATACGATCGTCGCGTCAACGAACGGTAAAACGATCACGGATATTCCGGTTCGTGATCAAATGTATCAAGGGCAGACACCACAAAGTTTTCAGATCACGAAGTTGAAATCGCATTATGAGTCGCTTTCAACGGAAGAGCGAGCGATTTTGACGGATGCGTGTAAGATCCTTCTTCTGAAAGGGGAAGATGTCGCGCTCGTCACAGGGGAACTGTTCAACATTAAAGTGACGACACCATACGACCTACGGATTGCGAATGCTATCTTGAAGGAGCGGATTCATCAATGATTAACCAAGTCTATCAACTCGTCGCCCCGCGTCAAATCGAAGTGACGTATGATGAACGGTCATTGAATACTGATCGTGTCGTCGTGCGTCCGACGTATTTGTCGATTTGTCACGCGGATCAACGCTACTTCACGGGTAGCCGTAGTGCGGAAGTATTAGCGAAAAAATTACCGATGGCCATGATTCATGAAGGCATCGGAAAAGTCGTACATGATCCGAGTGGAACATTCAAGAAAGGAACACTCGTCGCGATGGTGCCGAATACGCCGACGGAAGAAGATGACATCATCGGTGAAAACTACCTGCGTACGAGTCGTTTCCGTTCGAGTGGGTACGATGGCTATATGCAAGACTATGTGTTCTTAAAAGCAGATCGCCTTGTCGAGGTACCGGCTGATCTTGATCCTGAAGTCGCGGCATTCACTGAGCTCGTCAGTGTAGCGGTCCATGCCTTGACTCGTTTCGAAAAGATTGCCCATCCGCGTCGGGAGACGTTCGGAGTGTGGGGGGATGGGAACCTTGGCTTCATCACAGCACTCTTGCTACGTAAGTTGTATCCGGAAGCGAAATTACTCGTCTTTGGCAAAACACAGTCGAAGCTTGATTATTTCTCGTTTGCAGACGAGACGTACCACATCGACCAGATTCCAGCCGATGTCTCCTTCAACCACGGTTTTGAATGTGTCGGGGGAATTGGCAGTCAATATGCGATCAATCAGATGATCGACTACATCATTCCGGAAGGCACGATGGCGTTACTTGGCGTATCAGAGGATGCCGTCGCGATCAACACGCGGATGATTCTTGAAAAAGGACTTCGTGTCTACGGTTCAAGTCGGAGTACACCGGCTGATTTCGCACGGACGATGGAATTGTATCAAGCACATCCTGATATTCCAGCTTATTTATCGAACCTGGTTTCAGGCGTATTCCAAATTCGACAAATCGAAGATATTCATAAAGCGTTTGAAAACGATTTGACGAACCGGTTCGGAAAGACGGTCATGGAATGGTGCATGTAACGATGTGCGCTGAAAAAGAGGAGAATCGTCTATGAAACAAAAAATTCGGTTATTGCAACGACGGACGGTTCACTATCTGCTTGCTATGACGTACTGGTTGACGAAACGGTTACCGATTCAACCGAAAAAAGTCGTCTTTGCGACGTATCGTTCCGATCGTCTTGTCGATAACTTTCGTGCCGTCTACGATGAACTCGAACGACGCGACTTAGGGTATGAATACGTTTTTTTGTTAAAGCGATTCCCTCAATCGTTGGCGGGGCAAATCCAATACGTCTTTCATATGATGCGGGCGACGTACGAATTAGCGACTGCTCGTTACTTCATCATTGATGACTATTATTACCCTGTCTATGTGTCGTCCTTACGGAAAGGAACAGAAGTCATTCAGCTATGGCATGCTTGTGGAGCCTTTAAAAAGTTCGGTTATAGTGTGCTTGATAAATCCTATTCGCCGGATGACGATTATTTGAAGATGGTCCAGATTCACCGGAATTATAGCAAGGTCTATGTTTCCGGTGAAGCGTGTGTTGCACCATATGCGGATGCTTTCGGAATGGAGCAGAAACGGATCTATCCATTAGGAGTTCCACGGACGGATCAGCTACTGAACACAGCACGCCAAGCCCGTGTTCGAGAAAAGTTGTATGACCGATATCCAGAATGGCGCAAAAAACGAATCATCTTACTCGCGCCGACGTTCCGAGGAAATGGACAGACAACGGCACATTACGATCAAGAGCTTGATTTTGAGAAGTTCCGTCGTGAGCTTGGACCGGATACAGTGCTCTTGCTTCGCATGCACCCGTTTGTTCTCAATCCACCCGTCGTACCGGACGCGTATGCGGATCAAATCATTAACATGACAGACTATCCGGACATCAATGATCTGATGCAAATTGCGGATATTCTGATTACGGATTATTCGTCTGTCATCTTCGAGTTTGCCTTGTTGCAGAAGCCGATGATTTTTCTCGTCAACGATCTGCAGTCGTATAAAGCAGAACGCGATTTCTACTTCCCATATGAAACGTTCGTACCGGGACCAATCGTGTCGACGTTCGAAGACGTCATTGCTTGGATTAAACGTGGGCAATTCGATACACAGAAAATCGAGACATTTGCGAATCAGTTCTTTACGTATCAGGACGGAGAAGCGACCAAACGAATCGTCGACCATATGTTATATGACACGATTCCAGAGGCGCCTGTCTATACGAAAACACCAGTGTGAATACAGAAAAACGTTCCGATTGCGTCTCCGTTTGGGGAGAGAGACGTCATCGGAACGTTTTTATTTTTGAATTGGGGCTTGATTGGCGCGAGCAGGGGTAGCTCGCAGAATGCGCACCTCTTAAAAGTGCGTCAACTTGTCCTTTGCGGACGTTCTAGGTTTGACAGGTGGAACGATGGCAGGCCAGCCGATTTGAATGACGCCGAGAACGCGTTCGTTTTCAGAAGCGTCAACGAGTGAGGCATACTCTGGTGTGAACCAGTGTTTTCCGCTCTTCCAGCAACACCCAAGACCTCGTTCTGTTGCTACTAACTGCAGATTTTGAATCATCGCAGCTGTTGCAAGTGTATCCTCTAGCTGTTGATCCGGTGTCCCTTGTACCTGACAAAGTACCGTTAAATAAACCGGGACTTCCCGTAATTTTTGTTCAGCCTGTTGACGTTGTTCAGACGTTTTCGTCTCGAATTGACCACGCGCTGTCAGTAATTCCATCAAGGCATCGACATACCGTGTTTGTCGGTCTTCGATTGCGAGAACAAAGCGCCAAGGCTCTCGTAATTTATGATTCGGGGCATAAATCGCCGTGTGGAGTAATGCTTCTACCAATTCGATCGGAACGGATTGTTCCGTATAAGACCGGATCGACCGGCGTGTTTCAATCACTTGTTGGGCATGCATCCGTTTCATCTCCTCACTGAGTACTTTTTCACTATAAATGATAACGATTATCATTGTCAACGTTATTTGTCAGAAAACAAAAAAAGACGATTCCCGAGAGGAAATCATCTTTCGTTGCATTCGGATTAAGAGGCTTTTCGTTCCTCGTCTTGATCTTGAGCAACAGTCGTTAGTTTCTTTTTCATAAGACGAATCCGATATAGGGCAAATAGATAATGGGCGAAATAGATCGTAAAACCAAGGAAAATCGTTAACGCTACATGAATTTGAACGCCGGGAACAGCATGAAGCTGAATGAAGAGCAAGACAGCCATTGCCATCGTATAAAGCACCATTTCCACCGATTGTGGCATGACGCGTTGACGTTTTAAGAAAAAGGAACGCATGAGTGGCAGGACGACGAGACTGACGAGACGATCAACCAGTCCGATGACGAGCACGCTGATCACCATTGCCAAACCATTTTCAAAAGCGATTAACCGTGGGAAGACAAGATAAGTGACGAGTAATAGTGGTCCAACTAATAAAAAGATTGAAATCGAGGCACGTGCGAATACGAAGAGCCCGTTGACACTTGTTAAAAAGGCACGAACGATCTTTTGTGACCAAGGGGATGGTCGACCAACTTGCCAAGCAAAACAACAAGCAAAGATGAACGCATAAAATTGCAGAAAGGCAACCATAAAGCATCTCCTTTAGATATGAAACTCATTGTCCCTAGTGTATCGATTTTAAGGCTGAAGTGCAAAGAAGAACTTTTCGTAAAGTATAAGAAAAGACCAGCTGATAGGACATCAACTGGTCTGTCGTCAATCAATCCAGATTCGGTTCTTTTTTTCCGTGCAAGAAGAAGGACAGAATCAGTGCAAGCGCAGATAAAACGGTCGCAATCCAGAACGCATCGGTGATCCCTTGGATTGTTGCTTGTTTCGTCAGCATCGTAAACCAACTCGTCGAAGCGGCTTGTGAGCTACCCAGCTGTTGTCCAAGATCGTTTAAATGTTGTGAAAGCGTCGGGTCGAGCGTCGTAAACTGATTCGCGTCGTCTGCCAAGTGAGCCGTCGTTTGACGGGTCATGACGGTGACGAGAATTGCCGTTCCGATGGAGCCGGCGACTTGACGAAGTGTGTTTTGGGTCGCGTTTCCATGCGGGATCATCTTCATCGGTAAAGCGTTCATACCGGCAGTCATGATCGGCATCATGATGAATGCCATACCGAATGACCGAAGCATGTAGATGCCCATGATGGAATAATACGACGTATCCATGTTCAATTGCGTCAATTCCCATGTCCCGTACGTCATCAACGTCAAACCGAAGATAGCGAGCGGACGAATACCGAAGCGGTCAAATAAACGACCGGCAATCGGTCCGGTGATACCCATGATCAGTGATCCGGGTAAAAGGAGAAGACCTGAATCGACCGGTGAAAAACCGCGAATGCTTTGAAGGTAAATCGGTAAAAGTAACATCCCACCGAACAACGCCATCGTGACGATGACGTTGATGAAGAGGGTGAACGAAAATTCCGGTACTTTCAACACACGAATATTCAACATCGGATCTTTCATCGACAGCTCACGCATCGCAAAAGCAGCAATTCCGATTAAGCCGATGACGATCGTGCTGATGACGATCGGGCTATCCCAGCCGTCATTCCCGGCTTCACTGAATCCGTAAAGGAGACTCCCGAATCCGATCGTACTGAATAAGACGCCCAGTGCGTCAAAAGAAGGTTTCGAGAGTGGCTGCGTCAGGCGGAACCAAGC
This region includes:
- a CDS encoding IspD/TarI family cytidylyltransferase, encoding MIYAAILAGGKGTRMGNVDRPKQFLSIGERPIIVHTVEKFLLHEDFDRIIIVTPTAWINYTRDILEKYIGKDERLVITPGGQDRNESIMAAVNWIEEKNGLSEEDIIVTHDAVRPFLTHRIIKENIEAAQEFGSCDTVISAIDTIVASTNGKTITDIPVRDQMYQGQTPQSFQITKLKSHYESLSTEERAILTDACKILLLKGEDVALVTGELFNIKVTTPYDLRIANAILKERIHQ
- a CDS encoding ribitol-5-phosphate dehydrogenase; translated protein: MINQVYQLVAPRQIEVTYDERSLNTDRVVVRPTYLSICHADQRYFTGSRSAEVLAKKLPMAMIHEGIGKVVHDPSGTFKKGTLVAMVPNTPTEEDDIIGENYLRTSRFRSSGYDGYMQDYVFLKADRLVEVPADLDPEVAAFTELVSVAVHALTRFEKIAHPRRETFGVWGDGNLGFITALLLRKLYPEAKLLVFGKTQSKLDYFSFADETYHIDQIPADVSFNHGFECVGGIGSQYAINQMIDYIIPEGTMALLGVSEDAVAINTRMILEKGLRVYGSSRSTPADFARTMELYQAHPDIPAYLSNLVSGVFQIRQIEDIHKAFENDLTNRFGKTVMEWCM
- a CDS encoding CDP-glycerol glycerophosphotransferase family protein gives rise to the protein MKQKIRLLQRRTVHYLLAMTYWLTKRLPIQPKKVVFATYRSDRLVDNFRAVYDELERRDLGYEYVFLLKRFPQSLAGQIQYVFHMMRATYELATARYFIIDDYYYPVYVSSLRKGTEVIQLWHACGAFKKFGYSVLDKSYSPDDDYLKMVQIHRNYSKVYVSGEACVAPYADAFGMEQKRIYPLGVPRTDQLLNTARQARVREKLYDRYPEWRKKRIILLAPTFRGNGQTTAHYDQELDFEKFRRELGPDTVLLLRMHPFVLNPPVVPDAYADQIINMTDYPDINDLMQIADILITDYSSVIFEFALLQKPMIFLVNDLQSYKAERDFYFPYETFVPGPIVSTFEDVIAWIKRGQFDTQKIETFANQFFTYQDGEATKRIVDHMLYDTIPEAPVYTKTPV
- a CDS encoding nitroreductase family protein, with product MHAQQVIETRRSIRSYTEQSVPIELVEALLHTAIYAPNHKLREPWRFVLAIEDRQTRYVDALMELLTARGQFETKTSEQRQQAEQKLREVPVYLTVLCQVQGTPDQQLEDTLATAAMIQNLQLVATERGLGCCWKSGKHWFTPEYASLVDASENERVLGVIQIGWPAIVPPVKPRTSAKDKLTHF
- a CDS encoding DHA2 family efflux MFS transporter permease subunit is translated as MSTTFLFGYSAFTILIIIGVNWIARRNRQSDIALATDGPTLEESLETEPTMTVTPPVAAPSKQVSTENVSIPKVLTVLLIGMFIAILNQTLINVALPVLINDFNVSTSTAQWLTTGFMLVNGILIPISAFLMRSYTFRQLFLASMTLFFFGSIICSMAMNFPVMMIGRVVQAAGAGILMPLGSNVFMTLFPPHKRGAAMGMLGIAMILAPAVGPTITGYVIQNYDWHVMFYAMSFFGLVTLLLGTAWFRLTQPLSKPSFDALGVLFSTIGFGSLLYGFSEAGNDGWDSPIVISTIVIGLIGIAAFAMRELSMKDPMLNIRVLKVPEFSFTLFINVIVTMALFGGMLLLPIYLQSIRGFSPVDSGLLLLPGSLIMGITGPIAGRLFDRFGIRPLAIFGLTLMTYGTWELTQLNMDTSYYSIMGIYMLRSFGMAFIMMPIMTAGMNALPMKMIPHGNATQNTLRQVAGSIGTAILVTVMTRQTTAHLADDANQFTTLDPTLSQHLNDLGQQLGSSQAASTSWFTMLTKQATIQGITDAFWIATVLSALALILSFFLHGKKEPNLD